One stretch of Lucilia cuprina isolate Lc7/37 chromosome 6, ASM2204524v1, whole genome shotgun sequence DNA includes these proteins:
- the LOC111683445 gene encoding activity-regulated cytoskeleton associated protein 1-like, with the protein MAQMVQMTTEQLQQLIESVRVSAAAGTVVAETKSKGSFSNCSSRFGGQRDHEAVEEFITSIVTYKEVESISDEDALKGVSLLFYGLASTWWQGVRKEAKSWNDVLALIRDHFSPTKPAYQIYVDIFDKKQDDKTAIDTFVCQKRALLAQLPDGRHDEETEIDFVYGLLNIKYRKHIARQDFKTFRELLEKGRVIEHNMMEDEANQQGPVKGAKGTKRCTYCNFRGHTYDQCRKRKTNEDNEED; encoded by the coding sequence ATGGCTCAAATGGTGCAAATGACTACAGAACAATTACAACAACTTATCGAATCGGTACGTGTTTCTGCTGCAGCTGGTACTGTAGTAGCTGAAACTAAGTCCAAGGGAAGTTTTAGTAATTGCTCATCTCGTTTTGGTGGACAACGTGATCATGAAGCTGTTGAGGAATTTATTACCAGCATTGTAACCTATAAAGAAGTCGAATCGATTAGTGATGAAGATGCTCTAAAGGGTGTTTCATTGTTGTTCTATGGTTTGGCCTCAACCTGGTGGCAGGGTGTGCGTAAGGAGGCAAAATCGTGGAATGATGTTTTAGCTTTAATACGTGATCATTTCTCGCCCACCAAACCCGCCTATCAAATCTATGTGGATATTTTCGATAAGAAACAAGATGATAAAACCGCTATCGATACTTTTGTGTGTCAGAAGAGAGCTTTATTGGCCCAATTGCCCGATGGCAGACATGATGAAGAAACCgaaattgattttgtttatggtttgctaaatattaaatatcGTAAACATATTGCTCGTCAAGATTTTAAGACATTCCGTGAATTGTTGGAAAAAGGTCGTGTTATCGAGCATAATATGATGGAAGATGAGGCAAATCAACAGGGTCCTGTTAAGGGTGCCAAGGGCACTAAGAGATGTACTTATTGCAATTTCCGTGGTCACACATATGATCAATGTCGCAAACGTAAAACTAATGAAGATAATGAAGAGGATTAA